The genomic interval TGAAATCAGAACCGACACCAGGCAAGGCGCGAGGGCCTCCGCGGGCTCCGCTACGACACCAGCCCTATCTCCGTCCCCGGTGTGACCGATCCGGGCTAGGCTCTCGCCCGCTCGGCGCAAGGTGCAACGACACACCGGCGAGTTCGCAAACGGCCTGTGGGCCTGGCCTTCAATGCAGTGGGAGAAATGGCTGGTGCAGCACAGCTTGCCGCCCTGGTGCCCATGAGGATTGTCCGTCAGGATTTGTCTGTGACCTAGAAGCGACAGAGCCCCTCTGCATTCCCACCTGCGAAGCACAAGGATGCCCCGAAGGCCAACAGTGCATCCGCTACGAGCGGGGTTCCTCGGCTTGCGCAACCGTCTACGGCCGCAACTGTCAGCAGGACTCCTGTCCCGCCAACCAGCAGTGCAAAATGATGGATGACACCGGGCCTATCGGCAAGCTCTGGATGGATTGTGTCAACGAATGCCGTCCAGGCCGCGAAGCATGTCCTGAGGGCTTGGCATGTTCCATCGTCGTCTGCCGCCGCCCTTGCGATCCGCAGGATTCCGGTGCCTGCGGTACAGACTTTCGCTGCGGCCAGTATTCGTCCAGCGCGCCCTGGCTCTGCGAGCCCGATTGGTGACGTAAGACCGCCTCAATGGCGCACGGCGCGCCCGTTCCGGAACTCGTGGGGGACGTACTCGGGGCTTGTCTCCATCTCCCCCCGCGCCAGGGAGGCCATGGAGATGACCTCGCGGATCTCCTCCACGGCCTCACGCGGCCCATAAGGTTGCCCCGTGGCGGACAGAAATGCGCGCAGCGCATCCCGCATGGCCGCCGCGGTGGCATGGCGCTCGGCCGGATCGACGCGCAACGCCCGAAGCGCCACGGCCCGCAGCGGCTCGGAGACGGCGGCCATCACCTTCTCCACGTCCCTCGCATGAAGCCGTGAGGCCCGGTCACCGAGCCGGGCCGGATCCACCCAAGCGCCCTTCTCGGGCCAGAGTTTGCCGAGCAGCCGCTGAAAGCCCCCCGAGAGGCGCGTCCTCGGCCGCTCATGGGGCAAGTCCAGCACATGCACATGCGTCAGCAGTTCCACCAGCACCACGCCCAGGGAGAAGATGTCCGAGCGGGCCTCAGGGACTCCCAGGCTCAGCACCTCGGGCGCGGAGTAGCCCACGGCACCCTTCAGCGTATGCGCGGGCGTGCGCTGCCGGCCAGGAAGCCGCGTGAAGACCGCCCCGAAATCCGTGAGCTTCACCTCACCGTGTTTGCTGATCCGAAGGGTGGTGGGATTCACGTCCCGGTGCACGAGGTGGAGGAGCCGCCCATGGCCGTCCTTCAGCGCGTGCGCATAGTGGAGAGCATCGGCGGCCTGCGCGATGACATAGGCGGCGAACCGCTCGGACACAGGCTTGTGGCGCCGCACGGCGCGGCGAAGCACCTGCTCCAGCGCCAGGCCATCCACGTACTCCATCACCACCAGAGGACGCCGGGCCCGTGTGTCCACGTGCAGCACCCGCGCGATGGCTGGATGGTCCAGCCTCCGGGCCACCCGGGCCTCTTCGAGCATCCGGCGGCGCTCCGCCATCCGGGCCGCGGGAGGCAGGCACTTGATGACCGCGAGGCCCCCTGGCCCGCCGGGGGTATGGCGCTGTGCGAGGACACGTTCCCCGGGCCCTTCTCCCGTCAGCTCTCTGACCAGGGAGTAGTGGACCCCATTCGCGGTGAACAAGTGGATGTCCCCCTCGGGTGTGGTGGTGCGATCAGCGGACATGCATGCGCTCCTGAGGCAACCCTTCACCTCGAACCCATCGGCTCGGTCATCTAAAAATGACCTACCCGGAAGGTAGTATGGCACGCTGACAAAAGCCACGCGCACCTATTCGGTGAACGCTTCCACGAACGTCGCGATCCCGATGTTGGTGTGCTTGAACGTGTCCGGGGTGGAGCCGGAATCCTTGACCAGCCCGAAACCACCCTCGGTACCGTCTTCGGCCACGGCGCAGATGGGAAAGCGGGGGCCGTTGATCAACTGCGCCTCCGTATAACGGATGTAAAACCGGTCCCCGCCCCCACCCCAGATATGCCCGAACAATCGGGTACCGCGCGGAAGCTGCTTATAGCGGTCAGAGGCCACCCAGCTCACGATGGGCCCGATCCGGAAAGGGACCGAGTCAGTGCCGTTGGTGGGGGGGTAGTTGGAGTTGAGCCGGACGTTCATGCCATCTCTCGCCCGGATGCGAATGGCCTCCATGGCCTCGATTGCCTTCTGAGGACAGGCCTGCGGCTCTGGCCTCACGGGTACCCCCGTACAACTCACGATGAAGCCAGCCACGGCACACAGCGCGCCCTTGTTGACGCTCTTGGGCCTGGGGATGACCTTGCCCGGCGGAGAAGCCGGCTCGGCGGGAGGAGACGTTGGAAGATTCTTCACGTGGCTGTCTTTCTGCGGAGCATCAGGAGAAGAAAACGGCATGGAGAGCAGCGGCGAGACTGCCACGGGAGCTTGGTGCGTGGGGAGCAGAGGCCAGGACAAGTCCTGGGGCAGAACAAGCGGTGCCCCTGTCCGAGGCACCACGAGTCCCCCAGGGGAAGGGCGGGGCGTCACCTCGGCCCGGTGCCACATGGCCCACACCCCTGCGGCCAGAAAGCCCAGGACCCCTGCGGCAGCGACACGCTTCCACCACGTCCACCCCTCCAAGGTCTGCGCGGACAACAGCAAGTCCCGCTGATTTCGTGCCGCCTCCCGCCGCTGCTCCTCGTGCCCCTCGACCCCCTTGAGCGCATGGGCCGCGCGCACGGCCTCATCCTCCGCCACGATGCCGTCGCCGGGAGTAGGGGGCAGCGTCGTCGCCATCTCCGGAGCCCGCGCCGGCCGAGGCACATACAAGGGAGCATCCCATGCCCCCGCCTGCATCATCCCCCGCTCCAGGGCCTCGCAGAGCCGATGCCCATCCTGGTAACGCCGCCGAGGAGTCTTGGAGAGCAGCCGCAACACCACTCGGCTCAACACGGGAGGAACCCGGGCATTGATCCGATGCGGAGGAACGGGGCGCTGCCGGGCCACCTGCTGCGCAAACGCGGCATCCAGCAAACCCTCTGGAAAGGGCAGCACTTCCGTGAGCAACACGTAGAGCATCACCCCCACGGAGTACCAATCATCCACCGGCCGGAACCGGTACGGTGCAGCCCCTTCGAGTTGAGAAGCCAGAACTTGTGGACTGCAATACGGCGGGGTGAAAGGCCGCGCGCCCGCTCGCGTGAAGGTGCCCGTTCCGCCCGCCTCTCCGGCCCCAAAGTCCGCCAGAAACGGCTCTCCGTCGGCATCCCTCACGAGCACATTGCCGGGCTTCACATCCCGGTGCAGCACCCCTGCGTCATGGGCTGCTTGGAGTGCGAGCACCACCTTCTGGCACAGGCGAACCACCTCCCTCACGGACGGATTGGTATGCCGTGCCCATTCCAGGAGCGTAGCGCCCTCCACCCACTCCAGCACGACGTAGTGGAGTCCTACCTCGGGATCCTTCCACCGCCCATGCGCCACCACACGCACCACATTGGCGTGTGAGACTTGGAGCAACAGCCGCAGCTCGCGTGCGGCCCGTGCGTCGCCGCGTGGGTTGCTTTCCGGAGAGTGGAGGCTGAACTTGAGGGCGTACCGTCCCCCTGGACGCTCCACGCTCTCCACCAGCCAGACGCTGCCATAGCCTCCGGAATCCACGTGACGCAGCAGCCGGAAGCCACTCACGACCGTTCCGGGTGCCAGATAGTCAGGGTGAACCTCCATGCCCGGCGATGAACGATGAGGCTCCGTCGTTCCATCCATCTTCATGGCTGCCTCCGTCCCCTGGACGCCTCTGGAACCCGAGGTTCCAAGGGCAATGCATTCACCTGGAACGCCCTTTCCCCCCCCTGCTCCGAGACGCTGAGCCGACAGCGCGGCATCTTCTGCCCCGTGGGCGATGCCCACTCCACCACGAGACGCGCGGTGTCCCCTGGCCGCAGCACAGCCCCCTCCAAAAGCCGGGCCACAGCCTGCGGAGCAGCCCTTTCGGACTGTCCGAGATCCACGATGGCCTCCCCAGGAGCCCAGGGCAGCTCACCGCGCTCCAGAAAGAGCGTGACCTCCAGCGCCATGCGCCCCGTGGCCACGTACACCCGTGCCTCCCTCACCGTCATGCCCGGAGGGGCCCAGTCCTCGGGCTCCACCCGGATGGCCCGGATCCCCTGCTCCCCGAGAAGCCCCGTGGAGATGAGCCCCATCAGCCCGCCCCCCTCCGCACTCGGCGCCGCCCCCTCCGCCGCCTGCGCCCCTCCGGCAGACTGCGGCTCGGC from Stigmatella aurantiaca carries:
- a CDS encoding serine/threonine-protein kinase, producing the protein MSADRTTTPEGDIHLFTANGVHYSLVRELTGEGPGERVLAQRHTPGGPGGLAVIKCLPPAARMAERRRMLEEARVARRLDHPAIARVLHVDTRARRPLVVMEYVDGLALEQVLRRAVRRHKPVSERFAAYVIAQAADALHYAHALKDGHGRLLHLVHRDVNPTTLRISKHGEVKLTDFGAVFTRLPGRQRTPAHTLKGAVGYSAPEVLSLGVPEARSDIFSLGVVLVELLTHVHVLDLPHERPRTRLSGGFQRLLGKLWPEKGAWVDPARLGDRASRLHARDVEKVMAAVSEPLRAVALRALRVDPAERHATAAAMRDALRAFLSATGQPYGPREAVEEIREVISMASLARGEMETSPEYVPHEFRNGRAVRH
- a CDS encoding serine/threonine protein kinase → MKMDGTTEPHRSSPGMEVHPDYLAPGTVVSGFRLLRHVDSGGYGSVWLVESVERPGGRYALKFSLHSPESNPRGDARAARELRLLLQVSHANVVRVVAHGRWKDPEVGLHYVVLEWVEGATLLEWARHTNPSVREVVRLCQKVVLALQAAHDAGVLHRDVKPGNVLVRDADGEPFLADFGAGEAGGTGTFTRAGARPFTPPYCSPQVLASQLEGAAPYRFRPVDDWYSVGVMLYVLLTEVLPFPEGLLDAAFAQQVARQRPVPPHRINARVPPVLSRVVLRLLSKTPRRRYQDGHRLCEALERGMMQAGAWDAPLYVPRPARAPEMATTLPPTPGDGIVAEDEAVRAAHALKGVEGHEEQRREAARNQRDLLLSAQTLEGWTWWKRVAAAGVLGFLAAGVWAMWHRAEVTPRPSPGGLVVPRTGAPLVLPQDLSWPLLPTHQAPVAVSPLLSMPFSSPDAPQKDSHVKNLPTSPPAEPASPPGKVIPRPKSVNKGALCAVAGFIVSCTGVPVRPEPQACPQKAIEAMEAIRIRARDGMNVRLNSNYPPTNGTDSVPFRIGPIVSWVASDRYKQLPRGTRLFGHIWGGGGDRFYIRYTEAQLINGPRFPICAVAEDGTEGGFGLVKDSGSTPDTFKHTNIGIATFVEAFTE
- a CDS encoding DUF2381 family protein produces the protein MSGPPRGVVWLWIHLVGAAALAQPSSESLLPVRRLTLAGSRDVPEVRLAPGRLTTLLFDAPLEVNALRQVGRTWGFERVEVAERALVLLPRPGQAVAARIPLTVRFADGQPEEGLPLVLVVGSGEAEARVEVARGLLPGPEERAEPQSAGGAQAAEGAAPSAEGGGLMGLISTGLLGEQGIRAIRVEPEDWAPPGMTVREARVYVATGRMALEVTLFLERGELPWAPGEAIVDLGQSERAAPQAVARLLEGAVLRPGDTARLVVEWASPTGQKMPRCRLSVSEQGGERAFQVNALPLEPRVPEASRGRRQP